Below is a genomic region from Gadus macrocephalus chromosome 14, ASM3116895v1.
AATTTTGTAACAAAAATTTAGTTGAAATGGCAATAGCATTAACATTATAAATCACATTTTCCACAATCATTTCACAATTTGTGTACATTCAGTGCATGCATGTGGTGTACGCATGAATCAATTGTACCTGTTTCACATTAAGCTTGAGGGTGATGTTTTTACCCTGGCTCAACAGGGAGTGAAGCTTCTTGCTGTGCAGCAAATCGTCAAGGTAACACCATAGTCCCTTTAGAACACTCTGAGAGAACTCCACCTTCTTATTGTAGAATCCTGTCAAAGCATGTGTGGTCCAATCCAGTAACACCTATGGTGGGTGACAATGATGTACATGGTAAAATATGTGTAGCTATAACTGTTATTATATACGGTAATaacagttataataataatactgtaATAACATCGGAAACTGCATCAATGGATGAATTCACATGGCAACGCATTCAGTATAAAGAACTAACAGGAataacacatacatgcaaacaaaaaGGAACCATATTCCAAGATGCAACATATATGATTTGAATACACGAACATTGCAAAATAACGTGACAAAATCAATGACATGGTTGTTGTTACCTGTTCCTTGTTCGGCAACAGGCACTGGGGGGAGATGAAAGCAAACCGAGccagcttcagcttgttctcCCATGGAGTCCCAGGACTCTTCAACTTCAAGTGGATCCCAGAATAAATGGCAGCCATCTCTGCTGCTAATTTGAGTGGTAAAAGAAAAAGCGGGATACATTTCAATTTAAAGTTTTGACAGGGAAATCGAATAGTTTTTGACGGATCTCCAAAATTATACTCGTTTACGTGAGTAAATTCCCACCCAATTTATTACAGACGTTACCCAACGACGTTTCAACCTTTCTGTGGAATTGAGACTAGATACATAATCAGATCATTGGCTGCAGCCCATTGCTGCATCTCCTGCAACATTAGAACTATGATGCTAACAAATACCAAGCTATCCCAGCATGTGCAAACAGACCAAACACACTGTTAGAGGAACCCCTGTACAATGGGCTGCCAAACCTAAAGCTAGAACATCAACATGTTAACCTTCGACTATATAACACGAATATTATGGCATTCCATACAATGATAATAACATGTAATAGAACCTGCACGTGTGCCTGTGGGTGCGCTACAAGTCCGTTACCTTTCAACTTTCACCTCGTCACTTTTAAGGCCAGGGGAAAGCAATCGATCATTGTTATTTCAAAGTACTGGAATTTTCTGGAAATGTACCAAAATAATAATTTCCGTGAATATGAATATGGATAGACAaatatttcaaataaaaaaaaacataaaagctACGTAAATGCTACTTGATCTAACTTAATTCTGTTTTGTATACAACATGTGTTTAGATGTTATTATTAAAGAGACGACTCCTTGGTAgggtattaaaaaataaaaggtttcTAGGAAATTATTTGTTGTACTTTGCGTGCTTTTTATTTAGACCTAtttctgaatgaaaaaaaatcgTTAAACACAACATCCCTAGTTTACCCCGTTATCTGTATTCAACTCTTTATGTCTGAAGAAGTTGTCGTCTACGTCACTGCCATTGATTTGATTGCATCCGCGGAGTCGCTCTTTCTCAGGTCACCTTTCTGTTTTCATTATGACATCGGTTTCGCCTACATACAAGTAGTGGTATGTATGTGCACATGATTTGAGTTTGTATGGAATGAATCCGTTTTTTAAGATGATGATATCACTTGAGTGTGTCTCCATGCCTGCCGACCACCTACCGATTCGGCGACAGATGACTCTGACAGGCAGGGTGTTGTAGCTAACTTGCCACTGCTGATCGGAGATATCTCAGTTGATATGGCAGTGTGCTGTGAAACATAGATAAAATGGACATAACCGTCAAAACTCAACAATACCACCGGAACCGCCTAATTTTGAGGACACTTCAAGTTTTGTTCAAGGACAGTGTGAATAATGCTGCTTACCAAAGAAAATCTTCAAGTGGACATCAACAAATTGCCTTTTAAAGGAACGCATCTTTCCATTACATGATCAGTTAACCTTATTCACATCTGCATTATACGttgatttttctttctttcctggaTTGCTTGCCAGCAACAGACGATGCGACTTTTATTTGATATATCGAGATGCACCAGTGGGGTGCATTTACTGAAACGCACAATCAACCACTCCAGAATACATAGATGTTTATTGTTAGACCACAGGAAGAGTCATGCTGCTGGACTACATGTTTGGAGCAATGGGACTGGAAAACCATCACCAGAGAATGTGGCTCATCGGGGTCACCACCGTAGCACTGTATCAGTACTGCCATATAGCGCACTTGGGGTTCTCTTTCGAGATTGCAAGCGATCGCAACTGTTGCTTGAAAAGCCATGGACGGCAGGGCACACATCAGTGGTGTTCAAGAGCTCTTCGGCTGCCTCCTCAAAAGAAACCACAATAAAAACACCAGTGGAGAGTGGCAGTGGCCAACCTCCGACAACCCTTCCCTTGGATGACGTGAAAAGGATTCTGAAACTCGCTTATCCTGAGAGACTGAGATTGTCGGGTATGTGTTGTTTGTATGCCAACGTTATGCCTCTGATCGCTTACTGGAACTGTCTGATGGTCTTTACAATTTCCTGGACTGACCTTCAAACTATGTTGAGCTATGTGGTGATGAGCTATTCGGATGGCTATGGGAGTGCTGACATATATGTTAAGCAGGAGGTTAACGCAACATACTTTAACACAATAGTATTGGGACCAACCTTAGTTTTAACCTTTTATTGTTCTTAGACAGTAGAAGCTTTTGTCCTCAAATTGTTCCCATTGTTAAGCTTTTTGAATGTCTTCACCCTGACCTTCCTCCAGCCGCACTAGGCTTCCTGACCGTATCCAGTGCAGTGACGATGTCCGCCCCGTTCTTCTTGGGCCGGGTCATCGACACCATTTACACCACTGGCTCCGACACGGAGACCATGGCGGCGTCCCTGACCTCGCTATGCGCGGTGCTGACTGGAGTGTTCCTCTGCGGCGGAGCAGCCAACGCTGCCAGAGTTTACCTCATGCAGATCTCAGGTGAGGGGAGACGATGGAGAGATGGTCTTGAAGTACGcactctgatgatgatgatgatgatgatgatgatgatgatgtgtagTAGGAGCAATGAAGAAACACGCAGACAGGTGGTAGAAACTGGAAGTAATAGCAGAAGTGGATTCAAAttcgatatgtgtgtgtggtggtttgtGGTTAGGGTGTTCAACTCAAAGTTTGAATCCCCAGTGTCGACCTCACTCCTCCTAAATGACATGTTTGAATCCAGCTCAAGGATGCTTGCTTTCGATTAAAGCGTCTGCCTAGGGAAATAGAAATGACTCGTTTGTTGTGGAAAAAACAAAGAGTTGTTACCTTTCATCAGACATCAAAACGATCAAACTAAATCACCCGAACAGATGGTCAAACCCCCAATGCTTGCAACAGTTTTCTTTCCTCAAAACGTACGTGTCCTTCCTTTCATGGCTCTTTTCCCCGCCCAGGACAACGGATCGTCCGGAACCTCCGCGCTGCTCTGTTCTCCTCCATCCTCAGGCAGGAAGTGGCGTTCTTCGACCGCTCCCGCACCGGCGAGCTTATCAACCGCCTGTCGTCCGACACTACGATGGTCGGCCGCTCCATCACCGACAACCTATCGGATGGACTGAGGGCTGTTGCCCAGGCAGCGGCTGGGGTCAGCAtgatggtaagaacctggtggTCAAAGGTCCACTCTGATAGGTCAGGACAGATAagctccttcctgtcctctgaAATGTCTGTATAGAAATATTTTAAACAAACTCTCCCTTTTTAATAGGAATAATAAACTCCATTTGATTCAGCTGTGATGAtcaagatgtgtttttatgagTAAAAACCTTTTCTTCCAGTGAAAGAATAGAAAATAAGCAGAATGCGCTGTTGTATTGTCTTTTAGCAAGAATTAGGTTTATATTACCTATTCTTTAGTGAAAAAAATAACTAGGCATTATCCTAAAGGGATGAGGAATGCTAAATAATCAGTGAATTGAGTTGCTTTGATTTCCTAAATCATTCTGGTAGCTCATCTTAATTAATAACTCTATTAATCATTCATTCTTAGCTTAGCGCTTCATAGTTCAACGGTTTCCATTCAGGATATCCCGTCCTTTCTCTAGTCGTTCTCTTTTGTGCATTAATGTTACTAGGCTGCAGAAGTGTTCACTGAGTTTTCTTGAAGGAGTTAACGAGGGAAGGAGCtcaggatttcaagtaattatACTGTAGCAGAGAGCAGGAAGTAAGGTTATTCCACTGCAACAGGAAGCAGAACATCTAATGAATTATCTGTAATAGGAATCAAGGAAATTAATCATTCACCTGAACcaggaaattaacttttttaattgcataacaAAGTATGcaacaaaataatgaatgttATTCCACTGTATTCATGTggttctcccctccccctcccttaaCCCCCTTCTTGTAGTTCTACGTCTCCCCCAGCCTAGCGGGCTTTGTTCTGATGGTGGTTCCTCCCATGGTTCTGCTGGCTGTGGTCTATGGCCGATACCTACGTGCCATATCCAAGCGCACCCAGGATGCCCTGGCAGAGGCCACACAGGTATGTGAACCAGTCAGAAAGAATAACTAACCTGTAACCTAATAACTAAACCAGTTCCATCTCACACTAGGGCTGTGCAAGTAATCACGATCTCCAAACTGATACAATCGTGTCATTTTATTGaagtatatttatttcattcattacattttttttatagaaattgATCCAGAACAGTTGgatacatatttatacattatttttgatttgaacattttctatttaaacttttaaaatatttttttaaggggATATTTCAAAGCTCTCAGTTACAATGCTTTTTTTGGGAGataaatgctgaataaatgcatcatgtattCAAACTCAAAAACATTCTTTTGAATATTCATGATTTCAATAtttaccaaaataatcgtgattaggaTTTtatccataatcgagcagccctatcCCACACTAGCGTGTACAGAGTCTAGAGTTTCTTGACCCTTTCCTTTCGGTTCCTGTCTTTTGTGAATCACATGCCCAGACCAATTTAGCTGGCCGCCGAAGTCTGGATCACATCACAAGATATGTGAGGCCAGTGATAGGAGAAAGCTTTCAAAGTCATTTCAATTGTGGACGGAGGTTACAAAacatagaaagaaaaaagaagaatAGACATTTATTCGGTCTGTTAACTAAGCAGCAGATGTTCCAAGAATCTATTATTTCATTTGTATGCATATaataaacattaaaatatttgtgtgtttgttgtcttgTGGTTCCAGTTGGCAGAGGAGCGTATCAGCAACGTGCGCACGGTCCGGGCGTTTGGTAAAGAGCTCTCTGAAGTCAGGAGCTACACAGAGAAGACTGACTTCGTTCTCAGCCTGGCCAAGAAGGAGGCTGTACTGAGAGCTGGCTTCTTTGGaatagtaagtgtgtgtgtgcgtgtgcgtgtgcgcgtgcgcgcgtttTATTGTCAGTTTATTACATAATTGTGTCCCAACATGGGGGTAGAAACCAGACTCTGTGGCCCACTGATGATGCAATCCCTCAGAGTTGGCTCATGAACTCACTGGCTTCTGCTTTTTTTCTGCATAAAAACATTTCTAGAAACCAGTTGGGTTTGAACCAAACTGTCACTTTGAAGCCCAATATCTCTGGGTTCCGTGTGTCCACATGATTACCTATTGGCTGTTTGTTTGCAGACAGGTCTGAGTGGCAATCTGATGATCCTCGCCGTGCTCTACAAAGGAGGCCTGCTTATGGCCAATCAGCACATGACCATGGGGGAGCTTTCCTCCTTCCTGATGTACGCCTTCTGGGTCGGCATCAGCATCGCAGGTACTATACGCTGTATCCAATAGACAGTAGACAGTTTGAATAGGCAGCCCTTATCTGATCTAGCACTCTGTGTTGTTTCACCTGATGATGTGGTTCCTGTGTTTGTTTCCCGGTGTGATGCCAGGTATGAGTTCCTTCTACTCTGAGCTGATGAAGGGCCTGGGAGCTGGCACAAGGCTCTGGGAGCTTCTGGACAGGAAGCCAGAGTTCTCAATAGATGGTCAGTTCGAACGCATgtagactcacacacacgcacacgcacgcacgcgcccgcacacacacacacacacacacacacacacacacacacacacacacacacacacacacacacacacacacacacacacacacacacacacacacacacacacacacacacacacacacacacacacacacacacacacaggcagaagaCTGACACTATTTATGTTGCTGTGCATCCCCTCCAGGCCTGTCTGATTGGCTTCATGTGGGAATGTTAACATTGGTCGGATGTACAGAGAAATCCCCAAGGTGTGAGGGTATAGCCACTtgaaccccctctctctctaccctcctgCCTCTCATTGGCCACAGAGGGCTCGGTGATCCCAGCAGACCAGCTCAAGGGCCGGCTGGAGTTCAGTGATGTCACCTTCTCCTACCCCACCCGCAAGGAGGCCCCTATCTTCAGTGACCTCAGCCTGCTGGTACCGGCCGGGTCCGTCATGGCCGTGGTGGGATCCAGCGGCTCCGGGAAGTCCACCCTGGTGTCTCTGTTGCTCCGTCTCTACGACCCAGACGCAGGTGAGCGGGGAAGCCCAGTGGTGTTCTGGTCGTTCTAGCTACATTCAAGAaccgtttgtgtttttatttgcagCAGCATGGTCTAGCAGTGGGTGTTTGATTCCCCGGGGGAAAGGTTCTGAGTTTAGATCCCAATGTCCCCTGTCTGCCTGTtatgcatccttgagcaaaatCCCTTATGCCTACCTGCTAATTAATGTATCAAACATGATATATCGTCAAAGTATGATATGTAtcaaaaatatttattgaattaaATTGGGAGGAAAGCGTTGGAAAGGTGTTTCCTTCCCCTGATCACATTAGTCAAATAGATTAGCACAGAGGTGGTTTGGCTCTGAGACTGagttgctcttcctcctcccacagGGACCATCACGATAGACGGGCGGGCCCTGA
It encodes:
- the abcb10 gene encoding ATP-binding cassette sub-family B member 10, mitochondrial, which codes for MRLLFDISRCTSGVHLLKRTINHSRIHRCLLLDHRKSHAAGLHVWSNGTGKPSPENVAHRGHHRSTVSVLPYSALGVLFRDCKRSQLLLEKPWTAGHTSVVFKSSSAASSKETTIKTPVESGSGQPPTTLPLDDVKRILKLAYPERLRLSAALGFLTVSSAVTMSAPFFLGRVIDTIYTTGSDTETMAASLTSLCAVLTGVFLCGGAANAARVYLMQISGQRIVRNLRAALFSSILRQEVAFFDRSRTGELINRLSSDTTMVGRSITDNLSDGLRAVAQAAAGVSMMFYVSPSLAGFVLMVVPPMVLLAVVYGRYLRAISKRTQDALAEATQLAEERISNVRTVRAFGKELSEVRSYTEKTDFVLSLAKKEAVLRAGFFGITGLSGNLMILAVLYKGGLLMANQHMTMGELSSFLMYAFWVGISIAGMSSFYSELMKGLGAGTRLWELLDRKPEFSIDEGSVIPADQLKGRLEFSDVTFSYPTRKEAPIFSDLSLLVPAGSVMAVVGSSGSGKSTLVSLLLRLYDPDAGTITIDGRALRDLNPHWLRSQIGTVSQEPVLFSCSIRDNITYGAVEPASVTAEEVYRAARMANAHGFIQDFPQGFDTVVGEKGVLLSGGQKQRIAIARALLKNPKILLLDEATSALDAENEFLVQEALERLMEGRTVVIIAHRLSTIQNADAVAVLDSQRVVECGRHADLLADRHGLFRKLMEKQAFLHEEQKEALH